Within the Pseudomonadota bacterium genome, the region TGCGCGAGGCCTGCCGGCGCTTTCCGGGCCAGGTGGTGGTGTCGATCGATGCCCGCGGCGGCCGGGTCGCCGTCGAGGGCTGGGCCGAGGTCAGCGAGGTCCTGGCGGTCGACCTCGCCCGGCAGTTCGAGGACGCCGGCGTCGCCGCCCTGGTCTACACCGACATCGACCGGGACGGCGCGCTGGAAGGCGTCAACCTGGCGGCCACGGCCGAGCTGGCGGGCGCGGTCGGGATCCCCGTCATCGCCTCGGGCGGGATCTCCTCCCTCGACGACATCGCCGCGCTCATGACCCTGGACGATCCGCCGCTCGAGGGCGCGATCTGCGGTCGGGCGCTCTACGACGGCCGCATCGATCCGGCGAGCCT harbors:
- the hisA gene encoding 1-(5-phosphoribosyl)-5-[(5-phosphoribosylamino)methylideneamino]imidazole-4-carboxamide isomerase, translated to MIIFPAIDLKDGAAVRLLRGEMGQATLYNPDPAAQARDFAAAGFTWLHLVDLNGAFEGRAVNATAVEAILAAVELPVQLGGGIRDLAAVERWLAAGVRRVILGTAALKDPDLVREACRRFPGQVVVSIDARGGRVAVEGWAEVSEVLAVDLARQFEDAGVAALVYTDIDRDGALEGVNLAATAELAGAVGIPVIASGGISSLDDIAALMTLDDPPLEGAICGRALYDGRIDPASLFQLAASGD